Proteins encoded within one genomic window of Haloimpatiens massiliensis:
- a CDS encoding helix-turn-helix domain-containing protein, which translates to MKKAYKIEIKPTEEQITKIHKTIGVSRFIYNFYIAHNK; encoded by the coding sequence TTGAAAAAAGCATACAAAATAGAAATTAAACCAACAGAAGAACAGATAACTAAAATTCATAAAACTATTGGTGTAAGTAGGTTTATATACAATTTTTATATTGCTCATAATAAA